The segment ataaaaaattaaattaaataaaaaattaaaataattattttaattaataatttttaattttaaaattttaatttaattgattcaattttagttttaaaaatttaattaataatttttttattttttttttaattggaatttttttaaataaaaaattaaaattaatttaaataattttttatattattttttttaaatttaattttttttaaataaaaagttaatcattaattttaacaaaaaaattaaaatttttttaaattaaatttaaattaaattaggtaatttaatattttattattacattaattatcgtttaattttttaattaataaaaaattttctaatttttaaatgtttattttattatttaaaattaaatttattaaactaaatttgagttaataattaatttaatttattaaaaaaaaaattacaatttattaaattagttaatttaataatttttttcagaataaagttaataaaataaatttttaaataattttttaaaaattatattaaatttattttttttttattttaaaattaataattaaatgattttttttttatttttagggacATTGTAAAGCTAACAGCTCAATTCGTCGCTCGTAACGGCAGAAAATTCCTCACGGACTTAATGAATCGCGAACAACGCAACTACCAATTCGACTTTTTGCGTCCTCAACACTCACTTTTCCAATATTTCACGAAACTTTTGGAGCAATATACGAAAATTCTTGCTCCTCCCATGAGTTTGTTGCCCAAATTACGTCAAGAATGCATCGACGGACCCGAAAGTCGCAACATCATCTTGGATAACGTGAAATATCGCGCCAATTGGCAAAAATTCCAAGAAGCCACACGCCGtttggaagaagaaaaagtcgaACGGGAACGAGTTGCGTACGCCCAAATCGACTGGCATGACTTTGTCGTTGTCGAAGTCGTGGATTATCAACCGTTCGAGCATGGAAACTTTCCGCCGCCCACGACACCGAAAGAAGTTGGTGCTCGTGTCTTGATGGAAGAGCGAATTGCCGAAGGAGGACCTGCTGAAGTCGAAATGCAACTGGAATCGGATTCGGAGGATGATGGCGCGAACGAAAATGCTCGTCATGCGAACGTGAAATTGTCGCAAATGGAAAATCGCGTCGGGCAAAAGGACAATACGCAAGTTCAGGACATGGATGAAGCTTCAAGCGGTGATGAGGTCCCAAAACAAGCTGCTCCAATCATGCCTCCGCGCTTGGATAACGTCGTCGTGAAGAAATACGACCCGAAACAAAGCGCAAAAATCGCCAAACCTCCCGTCACGGACGAATATCTCATTTCGCCGATCACGGGAGAACGCATCCCGGCGTCAAAAGTTGCCGAGCACATGCGAATTGGCTTGCTGGATCCCCGTTGGGTCGAACAACGCGACAAACACATTGAAAAAGTCGCGCAGGAAAATGTTTATGCGCCCGGCGCTGCAATCGAGGCGAGTTTGAAGCAACTTGCCGAACGTCGTACGGATATTTTCGGTGTTGGCGACGAAGAAGCTGCGATCGGTAAGAAATTGGGCGAAGAAGAAGTCAAAAAGGATGATCGTGTCACGTGGGATGGACACACTTCGAGTGTTGAAGCAGCAACGAGAGCAGCGCGTGCGAATATTTCGATCGAGGatcaaattcatcaaattcacAAAGTCAAGGGATTGATTCCGGATGaggaaaaggagaaaattggACCGAAACCTGTGCAAATTCAGCATCAGCAACAATATCAACCGCCGCAGcatcaacagcagcagcaacaacaaagacAACCTCCGCCGAGACCTCAGATGCCGATTCCCGGGCATGTAGCGCCTGTTATGCAAAAACCGATTCCGGGCAATGCGGCGCCCATTCAACGAGATTTGGTGCATCATACAGCGCCGCAAATTGCTCCTCCGGTACCCGTTATGATGCCTGTTATGCCAATGAGACCAATGATTCGTAAGTTTTTTActcagaaaatttcaaaaaatttcaagaagttgaaatttgatttcaagaagtaaaaattttatttcaagaagttgaaatttcatttcaagaagttgaaattttatttcaagaagttgaaattttatttcaagaagttgaaattttatttcaagaagttgaaatttcatttcaagaagttgaaattttatttcaagaagttgaaattttatttcaagaagtaaaaattttatttcaagaatttgaaattttatttcaagaagttaaaattttatttcaagaagttgaaattttatttcaagaagttgaaattttatttcaagaagtaaaaatttcatttcaagaagtaaaaatttcatttcaagaagttgaaattttatttcaagaagtaaaaattttatttcaagaagttgaaatttattttcaagaaataaaaattttgtttcaagaaattgaaattttatttcaagaagtaaaaattttatttcaagaagttgaaattttatttcaagaagttgaaattttatttcaagaataaaaattttatttcaagaagttgaaattt is part of the Culicoides brevitarsis isolate CSIRO-B50_1 chromosome 3, AGI_CSIRO_Cbre_v1, whole genome shotgun sequence genome and harbors:
- the LOC134834946 gene encoding splicing factor 3A subunit 1, translating into MPGVEMANDPNADQNNEPTMSGPVKFGLIYPPPEVRNIVDKTASFVARNGPDFEARIRQNELGNPKFNFLSAGDPYHAYYQHKVKEIREGKVADTLSLPSGIQKLSVQSQQKQQELLKQATEQQFVPKEPPPDFEFVADPPSISALDLDIVKLTAQFVARNGRKFLTDLMNREQRNYQFDFLRPQHSLFQYFTKLLEQYTKILAPPMSLLPKLRQECIDGPESRNIILDNVKYRANWQKFQEATRRLEEEKVERERVAYAQIDWHDFVVVEVVDYQPFEHGNFPPPTTPKEVGARVLMEERIAEGGPAEVEMQLESDSEDDGANENARHANVKLSQMENRVGQKDNTQVQDMDEASSGDEVPKQAAPIMPPRLDNVVVKKYDPKQSAKIAKPPVTDEYLISPITGERIPASKVAEHMRIGLLDPRWVEQRDKHIEKVAQENVYAPGAAIEASLKQLAERRTDIFGVGDEEAAIGKKLGEEEVKKDDRVTWDGHTSSVEAATRAARANISIEDQIHQIHKVKGLIPDEEKEKIGPKPVQIQHQQQYQPPQHQQQQQQQRQPPPRPQMPIPGHVAPVMQKPIPGNAAPIQRDLVHHTAPQIAPPVPVMMPVMPMRPMIPPPFPMGFPGGAPPNMPGGPRPVMIPGMPPVPMEAPQFDESEPPNKRARTEDNLVPEAEFLQRHNGNITIQVQVPQQTEKASNEWKLNGQLISVSLALTDTIAALKSKLQDEIGMPPAKQKLIYEGMFFKDNNSCAFYNLLSGATINLQVKERGGRKK